In Candidatus Electrothrix scaldis, the genomic window TAACATGCTGAAATGTAAAAAAATTAAAAGATGCTCAATAGAGCACTCAGGCTAATTGGGCAATTATTACTTTCCACCCTCCCTTAAGTCTATTAAAAAATTAGATCTCAACCTCGTCCTTCTCGGAAGAATCCCATAAATTTTCAAATGTCTCCTCAAAAAATTTAAATCGTTCAGGATCATGCTCCTTATATATCGTCAAACTCGGTCGTTCACTATAATGGTGTCCGAAACCATTAACTGTAATATATGCAACAGCATTAGGTAATTTTGAATCCAAAATCGTAAGAACATATCCATTTAGATAATCGGTCAAACGAACTTGAACATTTTCCTTATGAACTCTTAATTTTGCAAATTGTCTCAAGGTATTAATGGTCATCCTGTATTGATCTTTAAGATGATTGATATCTTGTTCGATATCAGTACTCCGGAAGGCTACCATTGACAAAGCATCACACTCAGGATTCAAATAAATACAGCGATATTTTCCTCCGTTCTGAAGGATCTTTTTAAATGCCCCTGTTAAATCGCTGTTTAAAAGGCCGTAGTTTGAAACTGATATCATGCAAATTTCTTGTGCAAGTTCAAACCGATCATGAAAGGCTTGACGGTCCCATTGACCTATAAACGACCTATTCCCTCCCCTCCCCTTCCTTCGCTCTGGTGTATCACCTTTGAATAAAAGAATAAAGAAAACAGCAAGAAAAAGAACTCCTAGCGAACTAGTAAAAAGCCTCCAGCTATTCTCCGCTATCAAAAAAGAAAACTTTCCAAACGTTAACCCCTTAGATGCGCCCGCTATTACAAGAAAAATTCCTAAAATCAGAATTAAAACATTAGCTCGCTCTAAAATTTTTAAAATTATATTATGCACAATATTCCTCAGCGGCAAATATTTCCTGCTGATCCGACCAGCATAAAACTACATTACAACAAGCTTATATCGTTTCATTTTCTATCGTTACCCACCTCAAACCACTCCCAAAAATCAGCAAAAAAACAACATCCTTTTTCACGTTGCCTTCTCAGATGGACTGTAACAAAATCTTTTACTCCATTCGGGAGTCAGCGAGTCCCGGGCTTGCGCCTACCCCACTATCCCCTCAAACCGCTCCCAAAAATCAGGAAAGGACTTCGCCACACACTCCTCACCATGCACCTTCACCCCGGCAACCCGCAAGCCAGCCACAGCAAAGCACATGGCGATGCGATGATCTTCATAGGTTTCAATATCCGCCCCGTGCAGATTAGCCCCCCCGGCCTGCCCATGAATGATCATCCGATCCTCTTCCTCTTCCATATCAGCCCCCATCTTGCGCAGCTCACTGACCATGACTGCCAAGCGATCGCATTCCTTGATACGCAGATGGGCAATATTATTAATCACCGTGGTTCCTTCCGCAAAGGCAGCCACCACAGCCAAGGTCGGGGCCACATCCGGCATATCGCCCATATCTACTTCTATCCCCTGCAATTTCTCCGGTCCCTGAACAGCAATCCCCCCCTGACAGCGCTCCACCTCGCAGCCCATGCGCTCCAGCAGCGGCACAAGCTGGGCATCTCCCTGCAAAGAGGGTACTGGCACATTAGCAACCGTAACCTTGCCACCGGTCACCGCAGCAGCGGCCCAAAAATAGGAAGCACCAGAGGCATCGCCCTCAACCTGATAGCGGACGCCACGATAGCAGCCTTGTGGAATTTGGAAATAATCCATATTAGGAGACACCTCGCACCAGATGCCAAAATCCGCCATAACAGCCAGGGTCATCTTGACATAGGGCTGCGAAAAGACCTCGCCTTCCACCAGCAACTCTGCTGCCTCAGCAGCATAGGGCGCAACCAGCAGCAGGGAGGAAAGATATTGACTGGACTTCCCTTCCGGCAGAATCGTCTTGCCCCCGTAAAGCCCTGCCGCATCTATGGACAGGGGAGGACAACCATTGGCTGCCTCGCTCTGAATCTGTACTCGCCAACCGCGCAAGGCATGAATAAGCGGCTCAATGGGGCGCTCAGCCATGCGCTCTCCACCGGTGATGCGAAAGCGGCCTTTACCCAGGGCAGCCACTGAGGTGAGAAAACGGGTGGCGGTTCCGTTATTACCGAGGAAAATATCCTCCGTCGGTGTCTGCATCTTACCCCCTGCCCCCTGCACGACCCAGGCACAAGGATCGCTATCATCGACCGCTATGCCCATCTGACGCAGGGCTTTCATGGTATAGGCAGTATCCTCACTGGCAAGCGGGCCGATAAGGGTGGATTCCCCGCAAGCCAAGGCAGCAGCAATCAGAGCGCGTTGGGTTAGGCTTTTTGAGCCAGGTACTTGGACAACAGCATCTAAGGTATGAACCGGAGTTATTTCTTTCATTATTTTTGAAAATATTAGGGATTCAACAAGAAAACCTTACCTTTTGTGTATCCCGGTCTGTAGGGTCACGGCATGCTGTGCCCCTACAGACTGGAAAAACATGACAGACTCAGATAACAGCCCGTCGGCGCAGCTCCTCTTCCAGGGCTGAACGCATGATAAGCTGGGGAGGCTTTTCCCCGGTCCAAATCTCGAATTGGGCCGCGCCCTGATAGAGCAGCATGGCCAGACCATCAATGGTCTGGCAGCCAGCAGCCTTGGCCTCACGGAGCAATCTGGTCTCTAAAGGGGCATAGACAATATCCATGACCACGGAGAAACCGGGCAGGAGAGCGGAAGGAACCACGATTCCCTCCCTGTCCGGCTCCATTCCCACAGAAGTGGTATTGATCAACACGTCTGCGGAGACGCCAGCTACCTCATCCAGGGGAACAAAGTCACAGCCGAGCCAATCAGCAAGGGCCTGACCGGATTTCACCGTCCTGTTGGCGATAATCACCTCTGCCCCTGCCTCAACCAGACCGAATCCTACAGCCTTGGCAGAACCACCTGCTCCGATAACTAAGACCCGGCTCTGCTGT contains:
- the aroA gene encoding 3-phosphoshikimate 1-carboxyvinyltransferase, encoding MKEITPVHTLDAVVQVPGSKSLTQRALIAAALACGESTLIGPLASEDTAYTMKALRQMGIAVDDSDPCAWVVQGAGGKMQTPTEDIFLGNNGTATRFLTSVAALGKGRFRITGGERMAERPIEPLIHALRGWRVQIQSEAANGCPPLSIDAAGLYGGKTILPEGKSSQYLSSLLLVAPYAAEAAELLVEGEVFSQPYVKMTLAVMADFGIWCEVSPNMDYFQIPQGCYRGVRYQVEGDASGASYFWAAAAVTGGKVTVANVPVPSLQGDAQLVPLLERMGCEVERCQGGIAVQGPEKLQGIEVDMGDMPDVAPTLAVVAAFAEGTTVINNIAHLRIKECDRLAVMVSELRKMGADMEEEEDRMIIHGQAGGANLHGADIETYEDHRIAMCFAVAGLRVAGVKVHGEECVAKSFPDFWERFEGIVG
- a CDS encoding shikimate dehydrogenase, coding for MAIDGKTELYGIIGNPVRHSMSPAMHNAAFAELGMNRVYVPMEVQDVEQGIAGLRALGFQGVSVTVPHKASVIPFLDEIDPVAEKIGAVNTLVFRQEDGRVILRGLNTDWLGANTALEEKVNLQQSRVLVIGAGGSAKAVGFGLVEAGAEVIIANRTVKSGQALADWLGCDFVPLDEVAGVSADVLINTTSVGMEPDREGIVVPSALLPGFSVVMDIVYAPLETRLLREAKAAGCQTIDGLAMLLYQGAAQFEIWTGEKPPQLIMRSALEEELRRRAVI